Proteins co-encoded in one Pocillopora verrucosa isolate sample1 chromosome 1, ASM3666991v2, whole genome shotgun sequence genomic window:
- the LOC131785426 gene encoding LIM domain-binding protein 2 isoform X5 → MYVGRYKTCYLTSEELGQRPVKPEAAQPSLRTASCWTSNTQTDARTSDRSFGEASNASKTADSWNWRMPSVPLPSPSYSTGRHTPYYTHPDVRIYELNRRLQHRIEDADNVWWDAFASEFFDDDATLTLSFCLEDGPKRYSIGRNLIPRYFRSIFEGGVKELYYHVVQPKESYHNNTSTITLDCENTTMITHHKMPVFTKVCTEGRLLLEFTMDELMRIRNWHFAIRHYTEMIPRNVIVGAQDPNFLDQLSKNITRQGMTNVTLNYLRLCVILEPMQELMSRHKTYNMNPRDCLKSTLFQRWQRMCAPPDYNQGNEMMWQPNTPTTPGSPFPKLLERTLTGQPASKKAETPRATRTRRKRKPTNTNSSTPNTGMNSTSSKKKSPSASGFTLATQDVMVVGEPSLMGGEFGDEDERLITRLGCDDGESSFLDIRPSTGEHSV, encoded by the exons ATGTACGTTGGACGTTATAAGACATGTTATTTAACGAGTGAAGAGCTTGGACAGCGTCCAGTTAAACCAGAAGCGG CTCAACCAAGTCTTCGCACAGCTTCCTGCTGGACATCAAACACTCAAACAGACGCTCGAACTTCTGATCGAAGCTTCGGGGAGGCTTCGAACGCTTCGAAAACGGCCGATTCTTGGAACTGGAGGATGCCCAGTGTCCCGCTTCCAAGCCCAAGCTATTCAACGGG GCGTCATACTCCGTATTACACCCATCCAGATGTGAGAATCTATGAGCTCAATCGTCGCTTACAGCACCGGATAGAG gaTGCTGATAATGTTTGGTGGGATGCATTTGCATCAGAATTTTTTGATGATGACGCTACCCTGACATTAAGCTTTTGCTTGGAAGATGGGCCAAAAAGATATT ctATTGGACGGAACTTGATTCCAAGATATTTCCGAAGTATATTTGAAGGGGGAGTCAAAGAACTGTATTATCATGTGGTGCAGCCAAAAGAGTCCTACCACAACAACACTAGTACAATAACATTAGACTGTGAAAATACAACGATGATTACACATCATAAAATGCCAGTCTTCACCAAG GTTTGTACAGAAGGCCGTTTGTTACTGGAGTTCACAATGGATGAACTGATGAGGATAAGAAACTGGCATTTTGCCATTCGGCATTACACTGAAATGATCCCACGGAATGTCATTGTTGGGGCTCAAGATCCGAACTTTTTGGATCAGTTGTCCAAGAATATTACAAGACAAGGAATGACAAATGTCACCCTGAATTATCTAAGG CTTTGCGTCATTCTGGAACCAATGCAAGAGCTCATGTCTCGTCACAAAACCTACAACATGAACCCCAGAG ATTGTTTGAAATCCACTCTTTTCCAGAGATGGCAAAGAATGTGTGCCCCTCCAG ATTATAACCAAGGCAATGAAATGATGTGGCAGCCAAATACTCCGACTACACCAG GATCCCCTTTTCCTAAACTTCTTGAGAGAACCTTGACTGGGCAGCCTGCTTCCAAAAAAG CAGAAACGCCTCGTGCTACGAGGACAAGGCGGAAACGGAAACCTACAAATACAAACTCATCGACCCCTAATACTGGGATGAACAGCACTTCCAGCAAAAAGAAGTCGCCAAGTGCGTCCGGGTTTACTCTGGCGACCCAGGATGTAATGGTTGTCGGCGAACCTTCTCTGATGGGCGGCGAATTCGGAGACGAAGATGAGCGGCTCATTACAAG ATTGGGTTGTGATGATGGTGAGAGCAGTTTCCTTGACATTAGGCCCTCG
- the LOC131785426 gene encoding LIM domain-binding protein 2 isoform X1 yields the protein MYVGRYKTCYLTSEELGQRPVKPEAAQPSLRTASCWTSNTQTDARTSDRSFGEASNASKTADSWNWRMPSVPLPSPSYSTGRHTPYYTHPDVRIYELNRRLQHRIEDADNVWWDAFASEFFDDDATLTLSFCLEDGPKRYSIGRNLIPRYFRSIFEGGVKELYYHVVQPKESYHNNTSTITLDCENTTMITHHKMPVFTKVCTEGRLLLEFTMDELMRIRNWHFAIRHYTEMIPRNVIVGAQDPNFLDQLSKNITRQGMTNVTLNYLRLCVILEPMQELMSRHKTYNMNPRDCLKSTLFQRWQRMCAPPDYNQGNEMMWQPNTPTTPGSPFPKLLERTLTGQPASKKAETPRATRTRRKRKPTNTNSSTPNTGMNSTSSKKKSPSASGFTLATQDVMVVGEPSLMGGEFGDEDERLITRLENTQYDASNGVGDDGDFGNSPMSGSPSLWSADRKPTQDDSAGD from the exons ATGTACGTTGGACGTTATAAGACATGTTATTTAACGAGTGAAGAGCTTGGACAGCGTCCAGTTAAACCAGAAGCGG CTCAACCAAGTCTTCGCACAGCTTCCTGCTGGACATCAAACACTCAAACAGACGCTCGAACTTCTGATCGAAGCTTCGGGGAGGCTTCGAACGCTTCGAAAACGGCCGATTCTTGGAACTGGAGGATGCCCAGTGTCCCGCTTCCAAGCCCAAGCTATTCAACGGG GCGTCATACTCCGTATTACACCCATCCAGATGTGAGAATCTATGAGCTCAATCGTCGCTTACAGCACCGGATAGAG gaTGCTGATAATGTTTGGTGGGATGCATTTGCATCAGAATTTTTTGATGATGACGCTACCCTGACATTAAGCTTTTGCTTGGAAGATGGGCCAAAAAGATATT ctATTGGACGGAACTTGATTCCAAGATATTTCCGAAGTATATTTGAAGGGGGAGTCAAAGAACTGTATTATCATGTGGTGCAGCCAAAAGAGTCCTACCACAACAACACTAGTACAATAACATTAGACTGTGAAAATACAACGATGATTACACATCATAAAATGCCAGTCTTCACCAAG GTTTGTACAGAAGGCCGTTTGTTACTGGAGTTCACAATGGATGAACTGATGAGGATAAGAAACTGGCATTTTGCCATTCGGCATTACACTGAAATGATCCCACGGAATGTCATTGTTGGGGCTCAAGATCCGAACTTTTTGGATCAGTTGTCCAAGAATATTACAAGACAAGGAATGACAAATGTCACCCTGAATTATCTAAGG CTTTGCGTCATTCTGGAACCAATGCAAGAGCTCATGTCTCGTCACAAAACCTACAACATGAACCCCAGAG ATTGTTTGAAATCCACTCTTTTCCAGAGATGGCAAAGAATGTGTGCCCCTCCAG ATTATAACCAAGGCAATGAAATGATGTGGCAGCCAAATACTCCGACTACACCAG GATCCCCTTTTCCTAAACTTCTTGAGAGAACCTTGACTGGGCAGCCTGCTTCCAAAAAAG CAGAAACGCCTCGTGCTACGAGGACAAGGCGGAAACGGAAACCTACAAATACAAACTCATCGACCCCTAATACTGGGATGAACAGCACTTCCAGCAAAAAGAAGTCGCCAAGTGCGTCCGGGTTTACTCTGGCGACCCAGGATGTAATGGTTGTCGGCGAACCTTCTCTGATGGGCGGCGAATTCGGAGACGAAGATGAGCGGCTCATTACAAG
- the LOC131785426 gene encoding LIM domain-binding protein 2 isoform X2, protein MYVGRYKTCYLTSEELGQRPVKPEAAQPSLRTASCWTSNTQTDARTSDRSFGEASNASKTADSWNWRMPSVPLPSPSYSTGRHTPYYTHPDVRIYELNRRLQHRIEDADNVWWDAFASEFFDDDATLTLSFCLEDGPKRYSIGRNLIPRYFRSIFEGGVKELYYHVVQPKESYHNNTSTITLDCENTTMITHHKMPVFTKVCTEGRLLLEFTMDELMRIRNWHFAIRHYTEMIPRNVIVGAQDPNFLDQLSKNITRQGMTNVTLNYLRLCVILEPMQELMSRHKTYNMNPRDCLKSTLFQRWQRMCAPPDYNQGNEMMWQPNTPTTPGSPFPKLLERTLTGQPASKKETPRATRTRRKRKPTNTNSSTPNTGMNSTSSKKKSPSASGFTLATQDVMVVGEPSLMGGEFGDEDERLITRLENTQYDASNGVGDDGDFGNSPMSGSPSLWSADRKPTQDDSAGD, encoded by the exons ATGTACGTTGGACGTTATAAGACATGTTATTTAACGAGTGAAGAGCTTGGACAGCGTCCAGTTAAACCAGAAGCGG CTCAACCAAGTCTTCGCACAGCTTCCTGCTGGACATCAAACACTCAAACAGACGCTCGAACTTCTGATCGAAGCTTCGGGGAGGCTTCGAACGCTTCGAAAACGGCCGATTCTTGGAACTGGAGGATGCCCAGTGTCCCGCTTCCAAGCCCAAGCTATTCAACGGG GCGTCATACTCCGTATTACACCCATCCAGATGTGAGAATCTATGAGCTCAATCGTCGCTTACAGCACCGGATAGAG gaTGCTGATAATGTTTGGTGGGATGCATTTGCATCAGAATTTTTTGATGATGACGCTACCCTGACATTAAGCTTTTGCTTGGAAGATGGGCCAAAAAGATATT ctATTGGACGGAACTTGATTCCAAGATATTTCCGAAGTATATTTGAAGGGGGAGTCAAAGAACTGTATTATCATGTGGTGCAGCCAAAAGAGTCCTACCACAACAACACTAGTACAATAACATTAGACTGTGAAAATACAACGATGATTACACATCATAAAATGCCAGTCTTCACCAAG GTTTGTACAGAAGGCCGTTTGTTACTGGAGTTCACAATGGATGAACTGATGAGGATAAGAAACTGGCATTTTGCCATTCGGCATTACACTGAAATGATCCCACGGAATGTCATTGTTGGGGCTCAAGATCCGAACTTTTTGGATCAGTTGTCCAAGAATATTACAAGACAAGGAATGACAAATGTCACCCTGAATTATCTAAGG CTTTGCGTCATTCTGGAACCAATGCAAGAGCTCATGTCTCGTCACAAAACCTACAACATGAACCCCAGAG ATTGTTTGAAATCCACTCTTTTCCAGAGATGGCAAAGAATGTGTGCCCCTCCAG ATTATAACCAAGGCAATGAAATGATGTGGCAGCCAAATACTCCGACTACACCAG GATCCCCTTTTCCTAAACTTCTTGAGAGAACCTTGACTGGGCAGCCTGCTTCCAAAAAAG AAACGCCTCGTGCTACGAGGACAAGGCGGAAACGGAAACCTACAAATACAAACTCATCGACCCCTAATACTGGGATGAACAGCACTTCCAGCAAAAAGAAGTCGCCAAGTGCGTCCGGGTTTACTCTGGCGACCCAGGATGTAATGGTTGTCGGCGAACCTTCTCTGATGGGCGGCGAATTCGGAGACGAAGATGAGCGGCTCATTACAAG